One Betta splendens chromosome 16, fBetSpl5.4, whole genome shotgun sequence genomic window carries:
- the LOC114843034 gene encoding trophoblast glycoprotein-like yields the protein MCVLAVRVFLGILLCSPYRCLDCPFGCECFAVTRIIKCVSKDLHAVPPSIPGYTRTVIVTGNSIHQIAPDSFTELENVTNIILSNNRITEMASHSFSALINLRFLDLSGNQLALIHPEALSIPGSPLQELNLSCSLYNFTALTDLTTALRWGGLGGLLRLDLSGNHLALLPPGMFAHLPSLQQLLLTNNSLVAVYSGTFSGLNRLEMLGLTHNAFRTFRADALQELDRLGNTRILLGNNPYTCSCEVRAFVTWLNESRAQVDVDAVRCASPKLLINAQLRGLGTRAIGCDAAAEVPDLGLQTSYVFLGLVLGFVGMVFLFVLYLNRKGMKKWIIEMRDACRDVLEGYHYRYEIDSDPRLGHISAGNARAQGQMGLTRPLPKDARGVQVPADTQVKQLTASSPGNLC from the exons atgtgtgttttGGCTGTCCGTGTGTTTTTGGGGATTCTGCTGTGCTCGCCGTACCGGTGCTTGGATTGTCCGTTTGGCTGCGAGTGCTTTGCCGTCACTCgcataataaaatgtgtttctaaGGACCTGCACGCGGTGCCGCCAAGTATTCCAGGATACACAAGGACTGTCATCGTCACAGGGAATAGCATACATCAGATTGCACCTGACTCGTTTACAGAGCTGGAGAATGTCACCAACATCATTTTAAGCAATAATAG GATTACAGAGATGGCGTCCCACAGCTTCTCCGCCCTCATCAACCTGCGCTTTCTGGACCTTAGTGGGAACCAGCTGGCTCTCATCCACCCAGAGGCTCTCAGCATACCTGGCAGTCCCCTGCAGGAGCTCAACCTCAGCTGCTCCCTCTACAACTTCACCGCTCTGACGGACCTgaccacggcgctgcgctggggcGGCCTCGGCGGGCTCCTGCGCCTCGACCTGTCCGGGAACCACCTGGCGCTGCTGCCCCCGGGGATGTTCGCCCACCTCCccagtctgcagcagctcctcctcaccaACAACTCTCTGGTGGCCGTGTACAGCGGGACCTTCTCGGGGTTGAACCGTCTGGAGATGCTGGGCCTGACGCACAACGCCTTCAGGACATTCAGGGCTGATgccctgcaggagctggacagGCTTGGGAACACCCGCATCCTTCTGGGTAATAACCCCTACACCTGCTCCTGTGAGGTCCGTGCCTTCGTAACTTGGCTGAATGAATCGAGGGCTCAGGTCGACGTGGACGCGGTGAGATGTGCCTCGCCCAAATTGCTGATCAACGCTCAGCTGCGAGGGCTCGGCACCCGGGCCATCGGCTGCGACGCCGCAGCAGAGGTGCCGGACCTCGGCCTGCAGACGTCCTACGTGTTCCTGGGGCTGGTGCTGGGCTTCGTGGGCATGGTCTTCCTCTTTGTGCTCTACCTGAACCGCAAGGGAATGAAGAAATGGATCATTGAAATGAGAGACGCGTGCCGGGACGTCCTGGAGGGGTATCACTACAGATACGAGATCGACTCGGACCCGCGCCTGGGGCACATCTCGGCAGGTAACGCGAGGGCGCAAGGACAGATGGGTTTAACGCGGCCACTGCCGAAGGACGCGCGCGGCGTCCAGGTGCCCGCAGACACACAGGTCAAACAGCTGACGGCCTCCTCCCCTGGGAATTTATGCTAA
- the kdf1a gene encoding keratinocyte differentiation factor 1 — protein MPGHSTGAPQAPRHHRAEPSRPGAKNYRQSRTLSKESSASQDSYKDPHGEHGAVHHADHPRYSDKHGHNRSHPRNGTGRGSETIGFIPGSADRAPNNRQTCGSCASVGWSSCKALICCVLTCGFYGSREPCLPVNESSTDHHPPKGPGDPRPANGMAITNPTCDVAVETGKSHKVSKLPPSDSFRYPDVRIAGQTVRYPPAAPKRSRAPGKGEAQRPVSNTSLLSREDYDLDDLSDTGTDIDSLITKKLLELYALHQIDQLAKCTSDSSFSRKTNEISELIYSIAHDYNLEEQEAECKLVHGVIRISTRKGKRKERGLPSGGQRPNGRSNGMPPDSGNETMSNTFISADFPEVKVSEQTPSDELARKMRHYSGRTYSSSTNTAYSHHHDTETDSSGAPLLL, from the exons ATGCCTGGCCACAGCACAGGGGCTCCCCAGGCGCCTCGCCACCACCGGGCCGAGCCCTCCAGACCCGGAGCAAAGAACTACAGGCAGAGTCGGACTTTATCCAAAGAGAGCTCGGCCAGTCAGGACTCCTACAAGGACCCCCATGGGGAACACGGTGCTGTGCACCACGCCGATCACCCCCGGTATTCAGACAAGCACGGTCACAACCGCAGCCACCCGCGGAATGGCACCGGAAGGGGCTCCGAGACCATCGGGTTCATCCCTGGCTCGGCCGACCGCGCGCCCAATAACCGGCAAACCTGCGGCTCCTGCGCCTCCGTGGGCTGGAGCAGCTGCAAGGCTCTCATCTGCTGCGTGCTGACGTGTGGATTCTACGGCAGCCGGGAGCCCTGCCTGCCCGTGAACGAGAGCTCcaccgaccaccacccccccaaaGGCCCCGGCGACCCCCGCCCCGCCAACGGCATGGCCATCACCAACCCCACCTGCGACGTCGCCGTGGAGACCGGCAAGTCGCACAAGGTCTCCAAGCTGCCCCCGAGCGACAGCTTCCGCTACCCCGACGTGCGCATCGCCGGTCAGACCGTGCGGTATCCGCCCGCCGCGCCCAAGCGGAGCCGCGCGCCCGGCAAGGGGGAGGCGCAGCGGCCGGTCAGCAACACCAGCCTGCTGTCCCGCGAGGACTATGACCTGGACGACCTGAGCGACACGGGCACCGACATCGACTCGCTCATCAccaagaagctgctggagctctaCGCCCTGCACCAGATCGACCAGCTGGCCAAGTGCACGTCCGACTCGTCCTTCTCGCGCAAGACCAACGAGATCAGCGAGCTCATCTACAGCATCGCCCACGACTAcaacctggaggagcaggaggccgagTGCAAGCTGGTGCACGGGGTGATCCGCATCAGCACGCGCAAGGGCAAGAGGAAAGAGAGGGGCCTCCCGTCGGGGGGGCAGCGGCCCAACGGGAGGAGCAACGGGATGCCGCCGGACAGCGGCAACGAGACCATGAGCAACACCTTCATCAGCGCCGACT TTCCCGAGGTGAAAGTGTCGGAGCAGACGCCCTCCGACGAGCTGGCGAGGAAGATGAGACACTACAGCGGCAGAA CGTACTCGTCCAGCACCAACACGGCCTACTCCCACCACCACGACACAGAAACGGACTCGTCGGGGGCCCCCCTGCTCCTCTGA
- the LOC114843036 gene encoding transmembrane protein 222-like — translation MAEADDIDMMMNYHGDFLKSDRKSSRYPYCIVWTPIPILSWVLPFIGHMGICTSSGVIRDFAGSYFVSEDNMGFGRPTKYWKLDVDKVCGNGAATWDKAVHDASEEYKCRPHNLCFDNCHSHVAMALNLMRYNNSTSWNMVNLCVMSLLHGKHVSWAAFLKTWLPFLMLCGVLATFILTFNLQ, via the exons ATGGCGGAGGCGGACGATATCGACATGATGATGAACTACCACGGCGATTTTTTAAAAAGCGACAGAAAAAGCAGCCGCTACCCATACTGTATTGTGTGGACGCCTATTCCCATTTTATC GTGGGTGCTCCCCTTCATAGGTCACATGGGGATCTGCACCTCCTCCGGAGTCATCCGAGATTTCGCAGGGTCATACTTCGTGTCG GAGGACAACATGGGCTTTGGCAGACCAACCAA GTATTGGAAACTTGATGTGGACAAAGTGTGTGGCAACGGTGCTGCCACGTGGGACAAAGCGGTGCATGATGCGTCTGAGGAGTACAAATGCAGACCG CACAACCTGTGCTTTGATAACTGCCATTCCCACGTCGCCATGGCCCTCAACCTGATGCGCTACAACAACAGCACGTCTTGGAACATggtcaacctgtgtgtgatgtctcTCCTCCATGGGAAACACGTGAG ctgggcTGCGTTTCTGAAGACTTGGCTCCCCTTCCTCATGCTCTGCGGGGTCCTCGCCACCTTCATCCTGACGTTCAACCTCCAGTAA
- the nr0b2a gene encoding nuclear receptor subfamily 0 group B member 2a — protein MDNRCDCLADSNRLSNPILYNILSRMDNSKPSRNQVDCSSEPHRCSCERRRTVCLKRPAEICKEASAVLVKTIHFMRSLPAFNQLPVNDQFSLLTSCWAPLFILGLAQERVSFEVMDVPADSMLKKILLNRQERRDVEREEPTMAGVGKLVRCLKKFWSLDLSPKEYAYLKGTTIFNPDVPHLRAALFVEGLQHEAQHALSHVVRLLHPGDHERFARILLTASTLRSVTPSLLTELFFRPVIGQADLLELLVDMLFCR, from the exons ATGGATAACAGGTGCGACTGTTTGGCCGACAGCAACCGGCTGTCGAACCCAATCCTTTACAACATCCTCAGCCGAATGGATAACAGCAAACCGAGCCGAAACCAGGTCGACTGCAGCTCAGAACCGCACAGATGCAGCTGCGAGCGTCGGCGGACGGTGTGTCTGAAGAGACCGGCTGAGATCTGCAAGGAGGCGTCGGCGGTTCTGGTCAAGACGATCCACTTCATGAGGAGCCTGCCCGCGTTCAACCAGCTGCCAGTAAACGACCAGTTCTCGCTCCTCACGAGCTGCTGGGCGCCGCTCTTCATCCTGGGCCTGGCCCAGGAGCGCGTGAGCTTCGAGGTGATGGACGTCCCTGCTGACAGCATGCTGAAGAAGATCCTCCTGAACCGCCAGGAGCGCCGTGACGTGGAGCGCGAGGAGCCCACGATGGCGGGTGTCGGCAAACTCGTGCGGTGCCTCAAAAAGTTCTGGAGCTTGGATTTAAGTCCAAAAGAATATGCATACCTGAAAGGGACCACGATATTCAATCCAG ACGTCCCGCATTTAAGGGCCGCTCTCTTCGTCGAAGGCTTGCAGCACGAGGCGCAGCACGCCCTCAGCCACGTGGTGCGGCTCCTTCACCCGGGGGACCACGAGCGCTTCGCCCGCATCCTCCTCACGGCCTCCACGCTGCGGAGCGTCACGCCCAGCCTGCTCACCGAACTCTTCTTCCGGCCCGTGATCGGCCAGGCggacctgctggagctgctggtcgACATGCTCTTCTGCAGATGA
- the gpatch3 gene encoding G patch domain-containing protein 3, protein MAESEAELSVYFAVSNIPVTFRSADLRNYFSQFVESGGFRCFHYRHRPEVLRESEGLENAACGGTGEGPSKSAETGQERTRGSEQKQPAKSCCCVVSVPNKHADRFVRMYAGNHWIDSKGSWLSRRCVIKRIKVSLVEDVESFPYKTKSEQRHRVSLRERFTEADLKSLSELNPPALMQNGNVGTPVKVFLQLIQSCRLPPRLIRKLGLTFPKTSSNRRYGNVPFQYHNTCTLPATEETVLTANGHEISGPGSVAAPLSGSKLMADCTETYETDETDEPKDEEDVQSNADDDDDWCEEWERHEALHEDVTSQERSKERLFEEEIELKWEKGGSGLVFYTDAQYWQEEEGDFDEQTADDWDVDMSVYYDKDGGDMDARDYVRMRYEKRLREGLEDRSGQTQKIGSFERFTKGFGRRLMEQQGWKDGEGLGNSQIGISEALENEGQHPNCKRGFGYHGEKLLLHTGKKARKDFHITTVFDKPKDLDGGDTLLRRQPNTSMKYRGWQPGGSIGPHR, encoded by the exons ATGGCGGAGTCCGAGGCTGAATTGTCTGTGTATTTTGCTGTTAGCAACATTCCCGTAACCTTTCGCTCGGCGGACCTGAGGAATTACTTCAGTCAGTTCGTAGAGAGCGGCGGCTTTCGCTGTTTTCACTACCGCCATCGACCCGAGGTCCTGCGAGAGTCCGAGGGGCTCGAAAACGCAGCGTGTGGCGGAACCGGAGAAGGGCCGTCCAAGTCCGCGGAGACCGGGCAGGAACGGACACGAGGCTCCGAGCAGAAGCAGCCGGCGAAGTCGTGCTGCTGCGTCGTCTCGGTTCCGAATAAACACGCCGACAGGTTCGTCAGGATGTACGCGGGGAACCACTGGATTGACTCGAAGGGAAGCTGGCTGTCCAGACGCTGTGTTATCAAAAGAATCAAGGTTTCGCTTGTTGAAG ATGTTGAATCGTTCCCCTATAAAACAAAGTCTGAACAGCGGCACCGCGTTTCCTTACGAGAGCGTTTTACGGAAGCTGACCTCAAGAGCTTATCTGAGCTCAATCCACCTGCCCTGATGCAGAACGGGAACGTGGGAACGCCAGTCAAGGTGTTCCTGCAGCTGATTCAGTCCTGTCGCCTGCCTCCTCGCCTCATCCGGAAGCTGGGCCTCACTTTCCCCAAGACCAGCTCCAACCGCCGTTACGGCAACGTACCTTTTCAGTATCACAACACTTGCACACTTCCAGCCACAGAGGAGACTGTGTTAACAGCGAATGGGCACGAAATATCAGGACCTGGTTCTGTGGCTGCTCCACTCTCTGGATCGAAGCTAATGGCTGATTGCACTGAAACATATGAGACTGATGAGACGGATGAGccgaaggatgaggaggatgtcCAGTCAAATGCAGATGAT GATGATGACTGGTGTGAGGAGTGGGAGCGTCACGAGGCTTTACATGAGGACGTAACGAGCCAGGAGCGAAGCAAAGAGCGGCTGTTTGAGGAGGAGATTGAGCTGAAGTGGGAGAAAGGAGGTTCTGGCCTGGTGTTCTACACCGACGCGCAGTACtggcaagaagaagaaggag ATTTTGACGAACAGACAGCAGATGACTGGGATGTTGACATGAGTGTTTACTATGACAAAG atGGAGGTGATATGGATGCTCGTGACTATGTTCGCATGCGCTATGAAAAAAGGTTAAGGGAGGGACTGGAAGATCGatctggacaaacacaaaagaTTGGCAGCTTTGAGAGGTTTACTAAG GGCTTTGGCCGTCGTTTGATGGAGCAGCAGGGTTGGAAAGATGGTGAAGGGCTTGGAAACAGTCAAATTGGAATCTCTGAAGCCCTTGAGAATGAGGGCCAACATCCCAATTGCAAAAGAGGCTTTGG GTACCATGGAGAGAAACTGCTCCTACATACTGGGAAAAAGGCCAGAAAAGACTTTCATATAACTACAGTGTTTGACAAACCCAAAGACTTAGATGGAGGTGACACATTGCTCAGACGCCAACCTAACACCAGCATGAAGTACAGAGGTTGGCAGCCAGGTGGCAGCATTGGACCACACAGATGA